The nucleotide window TTGCTGTAGGCGTTGTATTTTTCCAGCACAAGGAGCTGAGTGAATACAAGCCTAACCAATTGATATGCTTCGAGCACTATCCCATGCAGCAATGGGAGCATTCCATAAACTACTACCGTTTCTATGTGGGCTTCCTGTTTCCGTTAGGAATCCTTTCCGTCTCATACTTTCGCGTCCTACGGGCTATCTGCAAGAGTGCAGGGACGCAGTCAGTCCAGAAAAAACGCATCAGAAACCTGGtcaccatcacaatcatcatcttCCTGGTGTGCTTTTCACCATACCACATCCTTCTGCTGGTGCGGACACTCCTGGAGACTGACTGCTCTTTCGTTGCAAAGATTTTTGACTATTACCACTTCTCATTCTTGCTCACTACTTGGAATTGCGTGGCTGATCCAGCACTTTATTGCTTTGTCAGTGAAAGTGTCCAGCACAGCATCCAACAAGCTGTAGAGGCTTGTGCCTCCATTCTCTGCTGCTGCTCTAAATGCAAGAACAGTTACAACACAGACTCCGCCGAAGCAGGAATACCTATTGACAATGGAAAGGGCACCTCTGTGGCCACACTGCTTCAGCAAAATAAGATTGAACTGTGAAGGGGtgagtgagtgtggatggttttattttatttatttatttatttttaaatgaactGTGGGTTGAACTTTTGAACAGTGGGTTCCATTTGAACAGTGAACTGTGGGGACTATTTGCGAAGGTGTTATGTCttcatttctttttttgtgattttattgtgATGAGGATGAGTAAAAGTGCTGTGTACTCCACAAATCTCTGGTCTAggctatatgtttgttttttgtttgtttgttttaaaatgcCTTTATCAGTTTTAATGATGTGAATTCTCAGGGACCTTCACTGATGGTTGACTTTTGAAGGAGGAAATAGATTTTAAAGGGCCAAGCCAAGCCAGTTGATTTAAGCCTGTGGAGTTCCCTCACTGTGAGTAACATGAACTCAgcagaaagaaaatgaaagagaTGGTTTCTCATTGACAATATGTTTACTGTCTAGTAAATACTACCCATTTTGAAATGTATGCATTGCATTCTGTGTTACATGAGATGTGTATATTctcttcaaacattttctgttaTGGGCAGAGTTCAGGCatactgtgttttttttgtttgtttgttttttagtttCCAATTTTAAAATTCCATGTGTTTACTGTGGTGTATGTGTGTTTAATCTATAAGTTTTGAAGTTTAAAAATAAATTTCTTAGTAATGTAGACCTTTTAGACACTGTCACATGTTTTCCCATTTTCCTCAGTCAGTAAGGTTTGGTTCTTCCTTGACTTTTTATAGAAATAGTATACATGTTTGAGGGAAATGCTTGGCTGATTTTTAAAAAGCATGATTTAATATGAGTGAAAACTCCCACCCTTCAAATAATCTAAGAGCATGATTGTTAAATTTGATGTGATAATCAACACTAGCAGTGACTGGTACAGAAACATCTCCCAGATTAAGAATTTGCATTTTAACTTTAAAGTTGCTGTCAGCTTATTTTAATAATTAGCTTCAAATTTTTATTTTCGGTATTAGGTACCATGTATGgggtatggttttttttttttttcgtttccgtttccagttgagagtacgtcgtgcgcgttctggctgctgcttctcaccagagattttttttattttatttttctatttttatttatttatttttttctgtgtgtttgtgtagtttgatgtttgagtgttttgtccaccggttgtggtctaGCTCCAGACCTAGTttcgggcgtcggttccctccaggccttggttcaccgtgaGTGATGCCTGtgttcctagctatggactgcagtgagctcgttgctcatttaacattgtggttgtccagcgctctgtgctttaatgcttggcgtgatgttctgagcaatgttgctcggtggtgtcacggcggctgtgcaggcggtttggacataccagcgctctgcatggcggtgcttctgtgctcgctttgtggatccatggcgtggtgttcgagcgatgttgctgacggcgtcacggcggctctgCTGGAGacagggacgtgcacaggattatagaggggcaggggctcaaagtcagaaaaagggcagcaagtgcatgttttttttccccggtcctttccaaaatatggaaatgtagaattaaaattaacgtactaataggaaggtaagtacttagctatgtgtagtgaggtacagtggtgcttgaaagtttgtgaaccctttataattttctatatttctgcataaatatgacctaaaacatcatcagatttccacacaagtcctaaaagtagataaagagaacccagttaaacaaatgagacaaaaatattatacttggtcatttatttactgaggaaaatgatccaatattacatatctgtgagtggcaaaagtatgtgaacctctaggattagcagttaatttgaaggtgaaattagagtcaggtgttttcaatcagtgagatgacaatcaggtgtgagtgggcaccctgttttatttaaagaacagggatctatcaaagtctgatcttcacaacacatgtttgtggaagtgtatcatggcaccaacaaaggagatttctgaggacctcagtaaaagcattgttgatgctcatcaggctggaaaaggttacaaaaccatctctaaagagtttggactccacgaatccacagtcagacagattgtgtacaaatggacgaaattcaagaccattgttaccctccccaggagtggtcaatcaacaaagatcactccaagaacaaggtgtgtaatagtcagcgaggtcacaaaggaccccagggtaacttctaagcaactgaaggcctctctcacattggttaatgttcatgagtccaccatcaggagaacactgaacaacaatggtgtgcatggcagggttgcaaggagaaagccactgctctccaaaaagaacattgctgctcatctgcagtttgctaaagatcatgtggacaagccagtaggctattggaaaaatattttgtggacagatgagaccaaaatagactttttggtttaaatgagaagcgttatgtttggagaaaggaaaacactacatttcaGCAtacgaaccttatcccatctgtgaaacatggtggtggtagtatcatggtttgggtctgttttgctgcatctgggccaggacagcttgccatcattgatggaacaatgaattctgaattataccagcgaattctaaaggaaaatgtcaggacatctctccatgaactgaatctcaagagaaggtgggtcatgcagcaagacaacgaccctaagcacacaagtcgttctaccaaagaatggttaaagaagaataaagttaatgttttggaatggccaagtcaaagtcctgacctaaatccaatcgaaatgttgtggaaggacctgaagcgagcagttcatgtgaggaaacccaccaacatcccagagttgaagctgttctgtacggaggaatgggctaaaattcctccaagccggtgtgcaggactgatcaacagttaccggaaacgtttagttgtagttattgctgcacaagggggtcacatcagatattgaaagcaaaggttcacatacttttaccactcacaaatatgtaatattggatcatttccctcaataaataaaggaccaagtataatatttttgtctcatttgtttaactgagttctctttatctacttttaggacttgtctgaaaatctgatgatgttttaggtcatatttatgcagaaatatagaaaattctgaagggttcacaaactttcaagcaccgctgtaaatATGATCTGCCATGAACAAGGTgaattttattttgaaatttaacgcagcattttattttgtattttatattcAATTTCCTGTACCATGCAAAATTCTCTGTGCTGCTCGATGCGCCGTACTCCGACGTCCAGCAAAAATAGAAACTGACGcataacattttgtttttttctgaaacataacccacatttgatttgagcacgttgtggaagaggtcgacgactagttatatatacaagaggagaatgtaagcttcccgacgatatatgatacttgcatgtacaccgaagcacggccgaggcaatcgattgtgaacagtaacaggtcaggtcacgtcagttaacaagcagattattaaactacagagacttaaattactcgcacaaatgtcagtagccctacaaacgcccaaatgtcatgtccatacagtttgaaagggctaactgttagaccataactcacatgttcaagctgcctcactgtccgtctcctctgttatcattgtggcagcgcgcgcagcggcttcttccctctcactcagtccgcgcgccccctctctctggccgcgctcgagcggagcagcaatggacagagaagcggcagctcaGTACGcgcagccaccccggattacaagaACACTGGGAGATTGCTGTGGAGTTTTTGTACCACCGTCAGGGGCGCCActagggggggaaagttaggacgattctaagggcctggcactgacgggGGCCTGTGAaggatattattttaatagtattgccttgtgtaaatttttgaaataaaatatttcatttcatctgttaaaatatgcaaattatacatggttatgatttgctataacatttttcttgaattatttatgatattgtcatttcacccctccaccctttttactaatggtacagtctgattctgggcgcgggacatgtgaaatgtgtagctccgtgtgtgtacagcgccgctattagcgcagcttagagcagctggcagtttttctatgtgcgcaacagaggtgtacattctagaagttgtgaagcaggagcaggtgtgatgaattatgaagtccggatatcacactgtgtgtgaaacaaatcaccttttttcataggtatctttattgtataattaagtctagatgttttgccattgttcatgtgtggatttgttgatattgttaagtatttaactttaatattttgcacattagctgtggtcatagatatcattgctattgttcatgtgtggatttattgatactgttgttaagtatttaacttgaatattttttaataaatgtgtgatgcctaaaagaaaccaaaaacacttggtggatttcttgcagtgcactatgtaattgtatcaaaaaaactagtgtagttattcatcaaggcatacatttgatcacatacaataagtcaataaatggaggagacaaaggaatacattttgtaatcctgattattgatgtttgctggagggctctggagtatccataatgtgcatacagaatgttataaatccatactgatacagtcagtacgtttgcacatccaaatcgagctactgtcggtaatcgagcaaagggtcccagcaggggtgccagagaaatccaatcctacatgcaactgtgaaatcgagctattgtgtaaggtgcattgtgcacccgagccacaggtggcgctacatgccccatcgtgttggtacacttccggttgtcgtcatgaagaagtatagtgttgccagatactgctgacgttttccagcccaaaacatgttcaaatccgccaaaatggacttaaaacctcccaatctggcaacaccggcagttccgtgttcaagctgttaggcttgctctaacagactgtatggctacaaactgtccggcgcagaccactgttttgtaagacaacttattttgcacaattgtatatttttctaaagtccattttttgcttacaaaaaatattttttttgcttacaatttaacttatgtcttaataaacacacacaaagttcaattgttttgtttttattgacattcttcagatgttggacatgcacatatatatacacacacaaatacaatgacttgtttatgtacacaattcacagctatgcaacagctgtacagatgtatttggtgatacagtaagtgagctaaattttaacagtgcaaacaatgccacaaaaagaaaagattcatgctgttgtcatgatgcgttgtcatgccgaccgaggctgttgtgtttcccgcttgtggtctcgtcactcgtcacttccggaaggggcagtgctgaagtaagcggctcgactacgtagctcgatagggtttacatgcactaagtagctcggctacaatcgcataatctaggtcgtgtagcttgattgcgagaaatcaagttcggttcaatttcagccgagctaaggtgtttacatgccatttagaactgcgatttcagtcgagcaacggcagaaattcaattttctctatgtgcatgtaaacgcactgactgatgcatgcaatttctctcaacacagacatttggattgaatgaactccataggctactgagtggcctaataatagttgctcataaaagaaaaaaatatatatatatatcttccatatatatcatggaattttcattttaaggcaacagtctattcagtctaattctgacagttctgcatttaaaatgttcatataccaaataattgtatcacctaaacttgataggtagctgatcacatgcatagtaaagtagaagtgccagccaaaaacagacttgaaattcagttgcttgagcttgaaaattttaccggggggccctaaattgtaatcttccatagggcccaagatttctagcggtgcCCCTGACcaccgttgttttaaacttctaacaggactgtattatttattattaggattattattttaaaagggcaacatttaatttgaggcaaaaagggcaggggctcaagcacccctaaagccctgtgtgtgcacgtgcctggctggagatgtgggactcgttttcatgcgccttttggtggaactgtggctgctacaccactggaattacatcctgacccctacttggtggactttatttttttttatttattattttttattatttatttatttatttatttatttatttattttccttgtctataattgtaaagcgtccttgggtttcttgaaaggcgctatataaatttaacattattattattattattattattattattattaaccccgccgacagtagtcggaggggttattattttcacctgcgtcagtctgtgtgtgtgtgtgtgtgtctgcaagatatctcaagaaccaatggatcgatttggaccaaattttgtacatgtgttgccaatcacccaggaaggaaaccattaaattttggaggtcaaaggtcaaggtcatggcagaacttcgaaattttcgcccaatgtattttaatagggaaaaggcggggtttgcactcgttagagtgtccctgtctagttattattatttttttattaggtGAAGCTACAGTCCTGAGctgtttgccccccccccccccatgtaacTGCACCAAGCAGCCTTTTTAGCAATTTGTATGTgtcaataccatgaaaaagttcctttttttcctaatttaattcaaaaaggtaaactttcatatattctatattcattacatgtaaagtgaatatttaaagcctttttttgctttaattttgatgattatggcttatagctcatgaaaatcagaaatccagtatctcaaattattagtatattccccaagatcaatcaaaaaaaggatttacagtacagaaatgtccaacttctgaaaagtctctcatctcatcttatctctagccg belongs to Neoarius graeffei isolate fNeoGra1 chromosome 11, fNeoGra1.pri, whole genome shotgun sequence and includes:
- the LOC132893886 gene encoding ovarian cancer G-protein coupled receptor 1, giving the protein MRLNMSENHINCTIESKIHQYLFSGTYILVLMVGFPINAYALYHAWLQLRARNELGVYLLNLTVSDLLYLASLPFWLQYIFSGDNWEYGEWACRVCGFLLYDNIYISIGFLCCISIDRYLAVVYPLRFSSLRTMKAAALVSAIVWIKELAVGVVFFQHKELSEYKPNQLICFEHYPMQQWEHSINYYRFYVGFLFPLGILSVSYFRVLRAICKSAGTQSVQKKRIRNLVTITIIIFLVCFSPYHILLLVRTLLETDCSFVAKIFDYYHFSFLLTTWNCVADPALYCFVSESVQHSIQQAVEACASILCCCSKCKNSYNTDSAEAGIPIDNGKGTSVATLLQQNKIEL